A region of Anopheles merus strain MAF chromosome 2R, AmerM5.1, whole genome shotgun sequence DNA encodes the following proteins:
- the LOC121588782 gene encoding myotubularin-related protein 9, which yields MEFAELILTPKLDGVLLYDQLSDRPIDGTLCVTGHHLILSTRKEGAQELWLLHQNIDLVERKPNIVNNVLEGGTIILKCKDLRIIALKIASPQEYFNISNSIEQLSNLEETRMLYPFFYIPMYNILEDGHSLYRPEQEFGKLLANGDGEWRLTTVNSTYQVCPTYGARLVVARSITDEQIVQSAAFRDGGRFPVLSYRHANGAAMLRSAQPLAAPGVTKRCRADEAILNAVLGRSKKGFIFDTWAKGKSSTTETDQHYSQWKKVTRPIGQFSSVSALLDSFIKLMEACNDVQCSSDKWLSRLEMSGWLGYVLNALNAACVVAQCLDQEGSPVLVHGGKGLDTTLVITSLVQIILNPDSRTIRGLQALIDREWLQGGYPFSTRHKHSCYTPTNLRRKSSSATFLLFLDCVYQLYAQFPCSFEYDHRLLVTLFEHSYFSQYGTFLGDCERDRVQLKVTTRTTSLWSHLNRPEVVKSLLNPLYEPNPAVIWPSVAPLSIVLWSELYTRWSIDQSQLKINFGHIHALVSREKDLRSRVVKLRRQLADLQREYQIVRSEKNGNSDELLHARHAEMDDPGDDGDEESVSSDALGSSK from the exons ATGGAGTTTGCGGAACTCATACTGACGCCCAAGCTCGATGGCGTGCTGCTGTACGATCAGCTCAGCGATCGACCCATCGACGGAACGCTCTGCGTCACTGGCCACCATTTGATACTGAGCACCCGGAAGGAAGGGGCCCAAGAGCTGTGG CTGCTGCACCAAAACATCGATCTCGTCGAGCGGAAACCGAACATCGTCAACAACGTCCTCGAGGGTGGCACCATCATACTGAAATGCAAAGATTTGCGCATCATTGCGTTGAAAATTGCCTCCCCCCAGGAGTACTTCAACATTTCCAACTCGATCGAACAGCTGTCGAACCTGGAGGAAACGCGCATGCTGTACCCGTTCTTCTACATCCCGATGTACAACATCCTCGAGGACGGGCACTCGCTGTACCGGCCCGAGCAGGAGTTTGGCAAGCTGCTCGCGAACGGAGACGGCGAGTGGCGACTGACGACGGTGAACAGTACGTACCAGGTCTGTCCAACGTACGGCGCCCGGCTGGTGGTTGCCCGCTCGATTACCGACGAACAGATCGTGCAATCGGCCGCCTTCCGCGATGGCGGCCGGTTTCCGGTGCTCTCCTATCGGCACGCGAACGGTGCGGCCATGCTGCGCAGTGCCCAGCCGCTGGCAGCGCCGGGCGTTACGAAGCGTTGCCGGGCGGACGAAGCCATCCTGAATGCGGTGCTCGGTCGGAGCAAGAAGGGCTTCATATTCGACACGTGGGCGAAGGGCAAGAGCAGCACGACCGAGACGGATCAGCACTACTCGCAGTGGAAAAAGGTGACGCGGCCGATCGGGCAGTTCAGCTCCGTGTCGGCGTTGTTAGATAGTTTTATCAAATTGATGGAAGCGTGCAACGATGTGCAGTGCAGCTCGGACAAGTGGCTGTCGCGGCTGGAAATGTCCGGCTGGCTCGGGTACGTGCTGAACGCGCTGAATGCGGCCTGCGTGGTAGCGCAGTGTCTCGACCAGGAGGGCAGCCCCGTGCTGGTGCACGGTGGGAAAGGTCTGGATACTACGCTCGTAATAACCTCGCTGGTACAAATCATCCTTAATCCCGACAGCCGCACGATAAGGGG ACTGCAAGCGCTCATCGATCGGGAATGGCTGCAGGGTGGCTATCCGTTTTCGACGCGCCACAAACACTCCTGCTACACGCCCACCAACCTGCGGCGCAAAAGCTCGAGCGCCACGTTTCTGCTCTTTCTCGACTGCGTTTATCAGCTGTACGCTCAGTTTCCCTGCAGCTTCGAGTACGACCATCGGCTGCTGGTAACCCTGTTCGAGCACAGCTACTTCAGCCAGTACGGTACGTTTTTGGGCGACTGCGAGCGCGACCGGGTGCAGCTGAAGGTAACTACGCGCACCACCAGCCTGTGGTCCCACCTTAACCGGCCGGAGGTGGTGAAATCCCTGCTCAACCCGCTGTACGAGCCGAATCCCGCGGTCATATGGCCGTCGGTCGCACCGCTCAGCATTGTGCTGTGGTCCGAGCTGTACACGCGCTGGTCGATCGATCAGTCGCAGCTGAAGATCAACTTTGGCCACATTCACGCGCTGGTCAGCCGGGAAAAGGATCTGCGCAGCAGGGTGGTAAAGTTACGCCGCCAGCTTGCCGATCTGCAGCGCGAGTATCAGATCGTGCGCAGTGAGAAAAATGGCAACAGTGACGAGCTGCTGCACGCCCGGCACGCGGAAATGGACGATCCGGGAGACGACGGCGATGAGGAGAGCGTTTCGTCCGACGCGTTGGGCTCTAGTAAGTAG
- the LOC121588783 gene encoding peptidyl-prolyl cis-trans isomerase D: protein MGTTTDVIKVQRAVHDPKNPLVYLDVKVGEESVGRIVIELRADVVPRTAENFRALCTGERGIAPDTGTRLHYKGSPFHRVKSLFMSQGGDIVHFNGTGGESIYGKTFEDENFTLLHEDGAVSMANLGKAHTNNSQFFITSGECPHLNGTNVVVGYVIRGGGIVGEMERHSNDDGDPLVPIVIEDCGQIAPGDDWRVSDDDDEVDRLPPFPEDWDRFYDEFTVDEMLHYLNAIRTVGNRYFKADQFVRANRRYKKAERYYNFFTNQLNKLSPRRDGTRTLLADFQLLNCLNQAAVRLRLKDYPSVVGACNAALAIDPDNTKALYRRGIAQNEQRNYEQALDDLGRALKRIPDDRLIQHEYERSRKNLQQYTQQQRKAYAKMFQ, encoded by the exons ATGGGAACGACCACAGACGTTATTAAAGTGCAGCGGGCCGTGCACGATCCCAAAAACCCGTTAGTGTATCTGGATGTAAAGGTTGGCGAGGAGAGCG TCGGTCGAATTGTGATTGAGCTGCGGGCGGATGTAGTGCCACGGACGGCGGAAAACTTTCGCGCCCTGTGCACGGGAGAGCGCGGCATTGCGCCCGACACCGGTACGCGGCTGCACTACAAGGGCAGTCCGTTTCATCGGGTGAAATCGTTGTTCATGTCGCAGGGTGGCGATATCGTTCACTTCAACGGCACTGGCGGTGAAAGCATCTACGGCAAAACGTTTGAGGATGAGAACTTTACACTGCTG CACGAAGATGGAGCAGTATCGATGGCAAACTTGGGCAAAGCGCACACCAACAATTCCCAGTTCTTCATAACGTCGGGCGAGTGTCCCCACCTGAACGGGACGAACGTGGTGGTTGGGTACGTGATACGCGGTGGTGGCATTGTCGGTGAAATGGAGCGACACTCGAACGATGACGGTGACCCACTCGTACCGATCGTGATCGAAGACTGTGGCCAGATAGCGCCCGGTGACGATTGGCGCGTTagcgatgacgacgatgaggtTGACCGCTTGCCACCGTTTCCGGAAGATTGGGACAGATTCTACGACGAGTTTACC GTGGACGAGATGCTGCACTACTTGAACGCCATTCGCACCGTTGGCAACCGGTACTTTAAGGCAGATCAGTTCGTGCGGGCCAATCGGCGGTACAAGAAAGCGGAACGGTACTACAACTTTTTCACCAACCAGCTGAACAAACTGTCCCCGCGTCGGGAcggcacacgcacactgttgGCCGACTTTCAGCTGCTCAACTGTCTCAATCAAGCGGCGGTACGTTTGCGGCTGAAGGACTACCCGAGCGTGGTGGGCGCCTGCAATGCGGCCCTTGCGATCGATCCGGACAACACGAAGGCGCTGTACCGTCGTGGCATTGCGCAGAACGAGCAGCGCAACTACGAGCAGGCGCTGGACGATCTGGGCCGAGCGCTGAAGCGGATACCGGACGATCGGTTGATCCAGCACGAGTACGAGCGATCGCGCAAGAATCTGCAGCAgtacacgcagcagcagcgaaaagCGTACGCCAAAATGTTCCAGTAA
- the LOC121590029 gene encoding histone acetyltransferase type B catalytic subunit, with product MSQLADLKGYVSYALDCTRFRLVRDESDVENEELVFAPEMAHQIFGESESIFGYRDLKIEIMASAGPLDLYFDISYAKKVEELQTEGLKADDVEKSLASIVENASYYTNLDEFKRVHASKTPSFRPVGTKVDEFKHPLDGPESGSRTFEVYVSSAEDAEYMKFHTRLEMFSFWYIDGFSRVEIDPLWLFFTVYERYELENNNGSVEGDVSNVRYATVGYVSVYQYYSYPNKVRPRISQILILPPFQKLGIATRLIKHSTYDYFRKKDNITDITFEEPIEAIQHIRSVVDARRCKQLPAFTREKLLAGFSKEMLHAARETYLINPKQCRVVYEILRLGVTDLDNEEQYRAYRLEVKKRLNMNYSRHRRDLARAKKRGVDVTAAMCGLPSVSERIESLNAEYKEVEEIYGQVLQKLLAEH from the exons ATGTCGCAGCTCGCGGACCTGAAGGGATACGTCAGCTACGCGCTGGACTGCACCCGGTTCCGCCTGGTGCGCGACGAGTCGGATGTGGAGAACGAGGAGCTAGTGTTCGCCCCGGAGATGGCGCACCAGATATTTGGCGAATCGGAGAGCATCTTTGGCTACCGCGACCTGAAGATCGAAATCATGGCCTCGGCCGGTCCGCTCGATCTGTACTTCGACATTAGCTACGCGAAGAAGGTCGAGGAGCTGCAGACGGAGGGCCTGAAGGCGGACGATGTGGAAAAGTCGCTGGCGAGTATAGTGGAGAACGCGAGCTACTACACAAATTTGGACGAGTTCAAGCGTGTGCATGCGTCGAAGACGCCCTCCTTCCGGCCGGTCGGTACGAAGGTGGACGAGTTCAAGCATCCGCTCGACGGGCCGGAGTCGGGCTCGCGCACGTTCGAGGTGTACGTATCGAGCGCGGAAGATGCCGAGTACATGAAGTTCCATACGCGGCTGGAGATGTTTTCGTTCTGGTACATCGACGGGTTCAGCCGGGTGGAGATTGATCCGCTCTGGCTGTTTTTCACCGTGTACGAGCGCTACGAGCTGGAGAATAACAACGGGTCGGTGGAGGGCGACGTGTCCAACGTGCGGTACGCCACCGTTGGGTACGTGAGCGTGTACCAGTACTACTCCTACCCGAACAAGGTGCGGCCACGCATTAGCCAGATTCTGATACTGCCCCCATTCCAAAAGCTGGGCATTGCGACGCGACTGATCAAGCAT AGCACGTACGATTACTTCCGCAAGAAGGACAACATCACGGACATCACGTTCGAGGAACCGATCGAGGCGATTCAGCACATCCGCTCGGTGGTGGATGCGAGACGGTGCAAGCAGCTGCCCGCCTTCACGCGCGAAAAGCTGCTGGCCGGCTTCTCGAAGGAGATGCtccatgcggcccgcgaaacCTACCTCATCAATCCGAAGCAGTGCCGGGTGGTGTACGAAATCCTGCGGCTCGGCGTCACCGACCTCGACAACGAGGAGCAGTACCGGGCGTACCGGCTGGAGGTGAAGAAGCGGCTGAACATGAACTACAGCCGCCATCGGCGCGATCTGGCCCGGGCCAAGAAGCGCGGCGTGGACGTGACGGCCGCCATGTGCGGACTGCCGAGCGTTTCCGAGCGCATCGAGTCGCTGAACGCGGAGTACAAGGAGGTGGAGGAGATCTATGGCCAGGTGCTGCAGAAGCTGCTGGCCGAACACTAA
- the LOC121589629 gene encoding CDC42 small effector protein homolog, which translates to MASTGDIWLQWFSCCFHQPQSPRRRRHHQRLRIDRSMIGNPTNFVHTGHIGSNDVELTTNHLSVLQNQMQSKGGYEMNSLRLQTC; encoded by the exons ATGGCCAGCACGGGTGACATCTGGCTGCAGTGGTTTTCCTGctgcttccaccagccgcaaAGCCCGCGCCGCCGGAGGCACCACCAGCGCCTGCGAATAGATCGATCGATGATCGGTAACCCGACCAACTTTGTACACACCG GTCACATTGGCTCGAACGACGTTGAGCTAACCACGAACCATCTGTCTGTGTTGCAGAACCAAATGCAAAGTAAAGGTGGATACGAGATGAACTCGCTTAGGTTACAG ACTTGCTGA